The window CCGCCACCGAACTCCAGAATGCCGATCGTGACGCCCGCCGCGGAATGGGTCGGGAACTCATAGAGCTGCGCGACCTGTGCCGGCAGGAGCGACGTGATCCCCTGGCTGCCTTGCGCCTGGCGCGTCATCGGCGCCGCGAGCGGGCGCGTATCGAGGCCATGCACGCTTTCGACAATGGCGCCGAGGTCCGCCGGCACGCTCGCAGACCCTGTATGGCCGATATAGGTCGCTTTCGCCGTGTGATACTGCTGCAGCTCGACTGAGAACGCCTTGTTGATTGCGGCCACCGTGCCGGAGACGACCACCGTCCTGCGCGCGGGGCTGCTTTCCATGATCGTGAGCCCTTGCGCGGTGGCATAGGCCTTGACGCGCTCGAGATCTGCTTCGGACGCACCGTAGCGTTCGGCGAACGCTTCGCGCGAAAGATAGTGGCGCGCCCGTGGAGGCGTGGTGGACATGGCTCCCGCCCCTGCCGGCAGCGAGTCCTGTTGCGAGCGTACGCGAATACTGACGAGGAGAGTCGTGTCCGGCGAGGCGGCGCCGATCGGTGCCGCACCAGGGGCGAGCTTGTGCTCGGAGTGCGGAATCGCGTACAGGGAAGAGGCGTTTCGTACCATTTGAAGCTCCTTCTGCGAGTGGCCCACGCGCTCGCGAATCGAGTTGGGAGCGTGCGGGATGGGAAAGCCGAATGCGGTCCTTGATAGCAACGGGGGCTTAGGCAAGAGGGTGCAGCGATGCCACGGGTATGAGGTAGGGCGTTGACCGACGAACACTATGCAAACCAGTGTGAGCGTTAGGCGCAGTTCAGGTCGATATGCTTTTGGTGATAGCGGTCACTGGCGTCACTACAACGGCACAGCCGCGTGCTTGGCGGTCGCTCGGTCTTTTACGGCACAACCGGAATCGTTTGCATCGGTTGCAGATTCGACGCCGCGGCCTGAAGTTTTCCTTAAGGACGGGGTTTGACGCGCCTTCGAATCAAAGAATTGACGTCGCGGAATTATTCAATTCTGCAAGGCTCGCTTATCCGTCGTAGCAGCGATTCATGGGGTGGCGAATGGTCATTGCGCGAGCTCGCGGCAGCGTAGAAAATCGCTAACATCGACCGTTGCTTGCGAATTTAACGTCAGACGATTGGCCCTGCGCGCGCAATGGACGAGGTGCTCGCAATCCGGCCACGAACACTAAGGGATGCAGCCGTAGCTCATGCGTATTCTCCTGATTGCCCCTCCCGGGCTGTTTCGCGATGGCCTCGCGCGTGTCGTCGCGGAGTTGGCCGCGGACGCCGAAGTGAAATGCGCCGATTACGGGGAGAGCCAGTCCGACGTCACGTCTGGCGTAGATCTTCTCGTCCTCGATGGCGATAACGTCGACGAGGCGCTCGTGGCGTTTGCAGCGGCGCGACAACGCAAGCCCGACTTGCCGGTCGTCGCGCTGCTCGGCGTCATCGCCCGCGCCGGCGTCGAGCACTTCACGGGGGCGGGGGTCAACAGCTGCGTCGACAAATCGGAGTCGGCCGCCGAATTGATGAACGCGCTTCGCGCGGCGCTGGCGGGTGGCATCCGACTGTCGCCCGAATGGCTCTCGCTCGCGGCCGGTGAAGCCCAGCCCGCCGCGCCCCCCGAGGTGACGCCCGACGCGTCGGCTCCGGCCACGCGCGCTGTGCTGACGCCGCGGCAAATCGAAGTCCTGGCACTCGCCGCACGCGGCGAGTCGAACAAGGCGATCGCGCGCCGACTCAAGATCACCGAGGGGACCGTGAAGGTCCATTTGTACACGGTCTACAAGGCGCTCAACGTGAATAGCCGTGGTCAGGCGAGCGTCGCGGCGATGCGGCTCGACAAGGTCGGAGACCAGCAATGGCATCAGGCGCTCAACGGGGACCTCTCGGTGCGGCGGTTGTTCGCTTCGATGATGCCCTGTCGCTTCAAGCCCGGTGACGTGCTGTTCCATAAGGACGACGCGAGCGATGCGCTCTATTACCTGGTGCGCGGAAGGATCCGGCTGCAGGAAATCGGGATCGAAGTGAGCCCCGGCACGATAGTGGGCGAAATCGGCTTGTTTTCGGCCGATCATCGGCGCACGTGCACGGCGCGCTGCGAGTCCGACTGCGAATTGCTTTCGATGTCGGCCATGGAGGCCATGCGCTTCTACTATCAGGACCCTGAGTTTGCGGCCTTTCTGATCCAGCTCATTACGCGCAGATTGGTGGACGATAAATCACGCTCGGAGCGTTAGGGCGATCAGGCATTCATTTCGCGCATTTTCTGGCGGCCGGGCCCGGACAGACGGCACGCCCGCCTGTCCGAGTGCTGCTATGGGCCGCCGCTCCGTGCGCCGGGGCCGGCCGGGTTACCCTGCCCCGGAAGACTCGCGGAATCGAGCCGCATGACCGTCTTGACTATGTCGGAACGCGGCCGGTGGCGTTTCAGCCGGCACGATCATTGGCCCTTGTAGAAGTCGCGTATGCGCGCGGCTTCGCCATCGGTTTGCGACCTGACGAGATCCTGGTAGACGTCGGCCCGGGTCTTCCCGACGTTTGCGGAAGGCCCTCCCGACATCGTGCCTGCGCTGCCTACCGGGCCTTCGGCATTGTTCACGACATCCGCCGTCGCGGCCTGTGAATTTCCACTGGCATCGGCTGCATACGCTTGCCATGCCGACACGCAGAGCAAGCCGCCAACCAGTACACAAACTGTCTTCATGAGAGCCTCCTATCGAAACAACCGGCGTCTGACTCATTGCGCCGGACCCACAAAAAACGCGTGCGCGCTGCCCGAGTGAGGTTGGCCGAGCTCGCACGTCGAGTGAAGCGCGCACGTGTCTTGGCGACGCGCACTACCACGACGGATGTCCGTCATGTGCATTGGAATGGTCTGGCGACTTGGCGGGGGGAGGTGACCGGATCTGCGAAAAGGCAGTGTCGATCAATGCATTTGCCAGACAATCGGAGATCGGAAATGCGCGCGGTCGACGAAAGAGAATGCCTTCAAACGTGTTTCGCAGAGGGTGTTGCGGGTAGTATGGTTTTTCATCGGCGCCGAGCCCATACCACGTTGGTGATAATCATCCATGCCATTTCCGCCAAGCCATAAGCGCTTTCGACCACGGCCACTGCGAGTTGCGCTGCCTCGAGACCTGGAGGGCGCTGCCGATCGTTCCGCCATCGTGGCGATCATCCCTGCGGACTGGATTACGCATCTGCAGGCTTGGCGCCCGCCAAAACCCCGGAAAGCTACGCCGTGTTGCTCGGCAAGCGGCATCGTGTGCTAAAACAGATTTGGCAATCGGCCGCTAGTGCGTACTGCCGGCTGGCCCGACGATTAACGACGGCATCGGGAACTGACTCAAGACCAACGAGATATCTGGACGATCGTCGGCCTTTCCCAATTCTTGGGGCCTTGGAGGAGCGAGAAAAATGGCGGAATATCCGGCGTACATCTATACCAGCGGCTCTCCATTGCAACATACGCCGATGCACCTCAACGCATCCGATATGTATGGCTTTTTCATCAAAGGAGACTTGGAGAAGTTGCAGGAAACCGTCGACGCTACACTCAATCGGGTTGCCGCTAATCGGATGACTTTCCGCGCACTGTCGCCGTACATCATGCTGACGTTCACGCGCGTGGAGCATGCCCAATCGAGCTTCCCCGCGGACTACAACAAAGGGTGGGGCAAGGAATGCGACATCATTCCCTGGATCCTTGTTGGGCAAGTCGAGGAGAATGACGGCAACACAAAACTGCATCGTGTCTTTCTTTACCCGTCTTATACCTGGGTCGACGTGCCTATGGCGATTTCCATAGGCCGTGAAATCTTTGGGTATCCAAAAAATATCTGTCAACTCAGCATGCCGGAACCGGGAGACGATCCGCTGGCATTCAAGATCTCCTGCGAAGGCTGGGAACCCTACAGCCCGGAAACACAGCTCGACGTCCATCCTCTGATTGAGATAGCAGCAACCGATACGGGAAAAACGCATCAGCCAGTGTCAGGGTTTTTCGATGTGATACGTGAGGGTTTGAAGATTCTTCGCTCGGAACCGGATCTATTTGCGCTTGACGAAGCAGGGCTCCAGGACTTCGAATCCCTGCTTTTACGACCGCGCATCGATCAACTATTTCTAAAGCAGTTCCCGGACGCAAGTGGCGTCAAGGCCGTATACCAGGCAGTTGTCGTCGCGCCTGCGGTAATCGACAAAGTGTATGAAGCCGAGTTGCTTGGCTATACCTATGCGTGCACGGTGCATAAGTTTGATACCTTTCGGCTGGATGAGACGCTGGGTCTTGAGCTCGGTACTCAGCCTGTATTGCTGCCGTTCCACATCAAGATGGACTTCACCGTCACTGAAGGCGAAGAACTACTCGAAGCCGCCGCAACGAGCCCGCAGAAAATCGCCATTCTCGGCGGAGGCCCGGGCGCGATGACCGCCGCGTTTTATCTGACCGACCAGCCCAATTGGCAAGACCGATACGACATCACCGTTTACCAAATGGGGTGGCGCTTGGGTGGGAAATGTGCGAGCGGGCGCAACGCCAGGTTGGGGCAGCGCATCGAAGAGCATGGCTTGCATATGTGGTTCGGCTTCTACGACAACGGCTTCGCCCTCATGAAAAAAGCCTACGGCGCTCTGAACCGACCCGCCTCTGCGCCCCTCGCGACCTGGCAGGACGCCTTTAAGCCGCAGAATTACATTGTGCTCACGGAGAGCATCGGAGAGGGTTATAAGTTCTGGCCAATTCAGATACCGGAGAAACCGGGCGATCCCGGCGAGCACAACGAGGAAATAACATTTGAGAAAGTAGTGACGACGCTGACAGCGTGGATTCGGCAATGGTTGAAAGGTCTCGACCAATGTATATCCGATGCCGCTAAAGCGGAGCCTGAGAAGGACGCCAAGGGGCTCGGACCTTTTTGGGAGGGCTTCCTGGGTCTCTTGAAGCACGTGCCCGAAGCGTTCCATTTCCTGGAAAAGCCGAATCACGAATCGCTGTTGGGCGCGTTGCGGACAATCCAGGATTCTTTACTCCAGCGTGTCGAACATCTACTGGACAGTGACGACGAAGCGAGGCGCTTCTTCATTTCCATTGATCTGGCCGTCACGAGCCTGATCGGTATGCAGGCCGACGGCGTCTTGCTCAACGGCTTCGACGTCATCAACGACATCGAATTTCGCGATTGGTTGCGCAAGCACGGCGCCAACCAAGACTACACGATCGATTCTGCGCCGGTCCGGGGATTCTATGACTTGGTGTTTGCTTATCTCGATGGAGACACCAGCCGCCCGAACATCGAGGCCGGAACGATGTTGCGAGGCATCCTGCGGATCGCTATCGGTTATCACGGCGGCTTCATCTGGAAAATGCAGGCCGGTATGGGCGACACCGTGTTCACGCCGCTGTATCAGGTCTTGAAGCAGCGTGGCGTGAATTTCCAGTTCTTCCACAAAGTCGAGACACTGATTCCCGACGGCGATGGCGTGGGTGAAATCGTGATGACCCAGCAGGTGGCCCTTGCAGACGGCATGACGGAATACAACCCTCTGATCGATGTCGCCGATTTGGCGTGTTGGCCGAGCTACCCGAACTATGGGCAGATCGACACAGATCAGGCGCGCTTGCTGCAAGCCAACGATGTGAACCTGGAATCCCACTGGAGTGATTGGGCGCAAATTTACGAGGCGCACTTTGGCCGGCCGCTGCCGGTCAAGCAGCTAAAGCGCGGAGTGGATTTTGATCAAGTCGTCTTCGGTCTGTCGATAGGCTCGCTGCCGCAAGTCTGCCAGAAGCTCCTCGAGAAAAGCCCCCCCCTCAAAGCGACCAGCGATAACGTCAAGACAACCGCGACTCGGGCCTATCAAGTATGGCTGAACAAGAGCCTGCGAGAACTCGGCTGGGCGGCTTTCGGCTCCGAAGCAGAGGATCCTGTATTGAGCTCGTTCAGCGAGCCCTTCGACACCTCGACGCCGATGAATCAATTGTTGATTCGGGAGGTCTGGCCTGCGGGTCACGCTCCGCAAAACGTTTCTTATTTTTGCAGTCCCATGCGCATGCCGGATGTTCCGCCTCATACCGAAACCGATTTCCTCGCACGTTGCACGGGAACAGTGAAACTGGGGGCGCTTGGCCAACTGCGCCAGCAAGCGTTCAATTTATGGCCCGCTGTGGCGACGGAAGACTCGTTCGATTGGCAAGCATTGATCGACCCGGATAACAACAGCGGAGAAGCGCGTTTCGACGCACAGTATTGGCGTGCAAACGTGAACCCTTCCGATCGTTACGTGCTGTCGGTCGTGGGTAGCACACAGCACCGGCTAGCGAGTGATGCCTCCGGTTTCAGCAATCTTTATCTCGCAGGCGATTGGCTCAAGACGGGCTTGAATGCCGGTTGTGTGGAGGCGGCCGTCATGGGCGGCATGCAGGCTTCGCGTGCGATTAGTGGATATCCGTGCGCGATCAAGGGGGAGACTGACCGCTAAGCGGTGTCGATCTTTCGATGCTGGAACTTCGGCGATGTTCTTAGGCGCGCGCTAGCGGCGCTCCAATACGTTCGTGTCGAACACGCGCCTGCTCCAGAAATTCGGTTCGCTCGGCGCTACCGTGCGGACTGTGGTTGCCGAGTTCGTACAGTAGCAACACCTCGTCATAGCCGGCGCCGAGCGCGCGTGCGGCCGCGAGCCCTTTACGCCAGCATGCGACTGCGCGACGTCCATCATGTCGGGCTGCCGCCATTCGGCCCGCCAGCAACGCCGCTCGCGGCGCCGCCGCCTTCGTGGCGCGCGCATAGTGCGCGAGAATACGACACGCATGGTGCGCCTCGCGCCAGCTGGCCAATCCGCACGCCGACGCATCGATTAGCGTTTGCGCAATACCAGCGATGCCGTCGGTGATGTACCACGCCACGGGCACGCCCGCCGATAACGTGTCGAGGCCCGCCCGAGCCGACTCGATAGCGCGCGTGTGATCGCCTAGTCGCCAATAGGAGGCTGCGATCAATCCTTGGCAGAATATTCGGTCAAACTGCGCTAATTCGCGTGCACCCATGATCTTGCCCAGGCTCTTCACAAGTTCCTGCAATCGACGTCCTCTCGCCAAGGCGAGGCAGGTATCGAAGCCATACAGGTAAGCCGCAATTTGTGCCGGCGTGTCATGGCGTACAGGACGCAACTTGTCCAGCCATTCCTCTGCATCCGCCAATTGCCCTCGCGCCAGAGCAACGGCGCACAGGCCTGCAATCGATTGCTGCCAACGCTCGATGGCGCCGAGGCGCACATAGAGTGAAGCCGAGTAAGTCAGACACGCCACGGCCTGTTCCCAGCGGGCATCTGCCGCCCAGTAGACGCCGCTCACTACGTTAGCGTAGGCGATATCGTCGATTCCACCCTGTTCCGCGGCCAACGCCAGTGAGCGCTGGTTATAGACTTGTGATAGCCAGCGTTGGCCCGAACCGGCGAACCCGATCGCCATGGCAGCGAAGCCTTTCACCGTTTCACGCACGCTTCCTGAGCGTTCGGCAAGATTGAGAGACGTCAGCGTCGAATGCAGAAGAGACAGTTGTCCGCTGTTGAAGTAAGCGATTTCACTGAGCCTCTCATGAATCTGCGAGATCCGGGGCAGCAGCGGGTTTGCGCTCCGGCCGCGCGTCAGACCCGCACGCGCACTCAATTGTTGGGTCAATTGCCAGGCAACGTCCAAGATCATCACAGTGGCGAAACGCGGCACCCGTCGGCCGGCGCACACCAGCGCGCGATTGAAGTGAAGCTTTGCCGCACCATACTGAAACAATTCGTTATAGCCTTCGCCGAGAATCGCCTCGCAGCGCATCTCGCGCGCTCGATCGGGCGGCAAGTTGTGCTCGTTCGCAAGCCTGAGTGCCCGGTCCGCCTGCCTGACGGCATCACGGTTCGCATAGTGCTTCAATGAAAGCTCTGCAGACTTCTCGAGGTACGTGACGGCAGTTGGAATGTTGAGTGCGCGTTCCCAATGGGACGCCAGTGCTGCGAAGTGGGGCTCGAGATTGTGCGATTCGTTGCGTTCGACCCAGCCGGCGATATCGCGATGCAGTTCTTGCCGGAGCGCGTACGGCAGCATTTCGTACACCGCGTCCTGCAGCAATACGTGCTTGAAACGGTAGCGGTCACCCTCGTCACCTGCGAGGTAGTCTTCACCTACGGGGTAAATGACGTCTTCATGGTCGAGCCCCCGTGCCAATTTTTTGAGGTCGGCCATGCCTCTATCGCCAGGATAAAGATCGCATAGCATTTTCAGTGAAAACTCTTGCCCAATGACGGCCGCGATCTTCAACATGAGCTGCTCAGCGGCGCCAAGCGCATCGAGTCGGCTGACGATAACGCCGCGCAATCCCTCAGGCAACGAGACATTGGCCTCGCTAGCGGCCTCGGCGCTGAACGTTGCAACACCGTCTGTCACTTCGATATAGCCCGAGACGTGAAGCGCCAAAACGACCTCTTCGGCATAGAAAGGATTCCCCTCAGTGCGTTTCGCTACGAAATCCAGAAGTTCGTGCGTCACCTCAGCCGCACCTAGACGGTCGGCTATCAACGTGCCTAACGCCTCGCGCGTCAGGCCAGATAGGCAAATGCGACGCGATTCGTGCACGACGCCATGCGCCTCGACAGCGGAGGAATCGTCGAGAGGCCTGGTGGCGGCCAGCAGTAAGAGACCCGGTGGTCGCGCGACCGCGAGCTCCAAAAGCAACGTCGCCGACGCGCTGTCGAACCAGTGCAAATCATCGGCGATCAGCAATATGGGCATGTCATGGGATGTGCGCGAAGCCAGTGCCGTAACGAGCATTCGTAAGCCCTTGGCACGCGCGTGGCCGACCATCTCCTGCGTGACTTCGGTATCGATGAATTGGAACGGCAGGATGTCGTTAAGCAGTGGCAGCCACGAAGTCAGGCATTCGTCGTCCGCAACGAGATTGGCGGCGACACGGCCCGCCTGTGCCGGGTCGAACCTGCCTCCGCCGGAAAGCAGCTGTTCGAGGATGTGTCGCCAAACATAATGAACCGACATCGATTCCACTGCGAAACCGGCGCTCCAAATGACTAACATCCCTCGCTCACGCGCCCGTGTAGCCAAATCCGCGATGAGTCGTGTCTTGCCGAGGCCTGCCTCACCACACAACGAGATAACGTCGCCGTGGCCGGCCATCACCCGATCGAGCGCGATCGATAATTGTTGGGCTTCCACGTCGCGGCCGACAGATACACCCGCGAATGGATGTCCCGCATACGCCACGCCTGCCCGCGGTTGCCACACGGCGACGACTTCGGCGAATCCCTTAGCCGGAACAGCGTCACGCGCCTCGAATTGAAACTCGCGCGCGGCGGCATCGCGCGTTGACTTATCGCACAGTGTGCCGCCTTGCGCAGCGGTCATGAGCCGCGCGGCGCGGTTCACTACCCCTCCCGTCAGTCCCGCATGGCGGCGCTCATTGCCGCCGCGGTCTGCGTAAAAAGCCACGCCCGAGGCGATGCCGATGCTCACCGCAATGTCGCGCTCGCACATTGCGTCAGCAAGCGCGCGCGCCGCGGCTACCGCGCGAACTGCGTCATCCTCGTGTGCCATCAGCGGCAAACCAAATACCGAGAGTACCGTAACCCCTTTGTCATCCGCTGAAAGCTCGGCAAGTATGCCGCCAAAACGCTCATGGATCCTTTGCGTGCACTCTACTGCGGCTTGCAGAGGGTTCAGCGCGTGGTCGCGGGAGCAATCGACGCCGGACAAGCCGATAAATAACGCGGTGATGTTTCTAAATTCTCCTAACCAACGGCCGCCACCCATGCGCACGCGTTCAAGAAAGTGTCGACCGAGAAAGCTTTCCAGCATCCCAAGTGGCGGACTGAGCGCAGAGGGTGGCGCTAATGGCATCAATACGGGGTCGCGTTCTTCCGTGATTGCAGCACCACCGCCAAGCAGCGGTCGAGCGTCAAAATGTCCTCTTACCTTGCTCCACAAGGATTCACATACGACTACCTCGTCCGCGCCACCCTTATGATTGGCTGCAGCCGCCTCGGCCACTGGACGGCCTGCGGTAAGGCTAAACCACTTTCCACCGAATCCTCCGACCGTCAGATGCGTGAGTTTGCCCTCTGCAAGCGAGACCCGTTGACGCATTTGCACGCCGGTTTCCGCAATGATTTCAGGTAGCGCACGTTGAAGTGTCAAGCCGCAGTGCACGGCGAGCCGCGCTTCCTCATTCGGTGTCGTGCCGTATTCCCAGATCACTCGAATGGCGTCGCCCGCGAAATCCAGAACATCACCACCGTACGCGATCGCGATTCCGGTCATTCTGCCGAAGTAGCGGTCAAGAATTCCTGACAGGCGTTCCGCTCCCGCTACCCCTTCGCGCGCGAATGTTTCCGTGAGCTCGGTAAAGCCCGCGATGTCCACCATCATGGCGACGCCTTCGAAATCGCGAGCACCCGGGCGCTCGCACTCGCCCGACGTCAACAGGTGCCGCGGTACGTAGCGCGAAAGCCCAGTGGGAGTGAATGCGCTTGTCTCGCCCATCTTTCTATCCCCCGCAGACAACACATTACGTCCGTTCGCTTGGGTTGCATCGGTGGCATTCCGCCGGAAATCGGCGCTCGCCTGTTGGCGCGTGTCGTATCGAGGCACTATCCGCGAGACGCAATTTCTTTCCGGAGGAGATCGTAGCGTCGCTTTCAGCCCGATCTCCCCTGCGCCATAAGGATAGGGGTTCGATGACACGTTGGCCGCGACCTTATCTTTGGGTTGCTCGAAGAAGGCGAATTCCGCGGCGAGATCGCATTGCTTGTTGGGCGGCCACGTATTGCAGTCGCTGACGAGCCCCCGACTTTGAAATACCGTCGGTACATGCGAGATGTTATTTTAATTATCGAAAGTTACCAGCCGTTGATTTGGCGGAGGTTGCAGAGACTTTGACCGGTCAGCGCCAAATATAAGACGAGCGCGTCCTTACGTGAGTACGTGTAACTGAAAAATCAAATAGGCTTCATCACCAGAGTAGGTAAGCAATCAATTAAAAGCGGGCCGAACGAGCTCGGCTAAGCAGGCTCCATTGGCGGGACCGACCGCGTGAAGATTGGACGTGTCAATGCTCGGAAACCCGTCGTGACGGTTCGCTTCCTCGGCTCGAACTTCGCGCCGCTGGGGCCGAATTCGGTTGCATCGCTCAAGATTGACCTACGTCCTATACGCGTCGGCCGCGTTTCGCCATAGGCGAGCTAGCGCCGGCTCCAGGGGGCGTCCAGGCATCACGGGAAATATCGTTCCCGCACCTACGTCAACCGATTCAAGGAACTCAAAAATGCCACTGGATAGAATCTCGAGCAGCACAGTGCCCCAAAATACGTCTGCGTCGGAGGAGCCCAGCTCCAGCCAACAGGGCCATCTCGGCTCGGCGTCGAGCAACGCCCCTGCGCACCCGCAGTTAGGCGCCCTGCAGCGACCCCCACACACTGTCGGTCAAGTGCAGGATATGGCCAAAAAAATCTTTGGCATGACGACCGGTGTTTCTCCGAAGGTCGTGAGTGAGTCCGGCGGCGAGAAAGGACAGGCGCTACGTAAGCTGCCGGCAACCGCTGAGAATATGACAAAGCTTTCTGCGTTCGAACATGCGGCCGCCAATGCGCCCGGCGACGCTACGACAGCAGACAAAATCGCAGCAGCGGCAGGCTTCGCGCGCAACGGCGCCGCCCATGTTGCTGCAAGCACAGCGGCGCTCGGCGCCGACGGCCTGCGAGGGGCGCATGCGGCGGGTTATCTCGAGGATCATATTGAGAATATCTCATCGAACTTTTCCTGACGGACTCAATCTGCCGAGCATGCCCGGTTGGCCAGTCACGGCATGCATCGACGCCGAATAGCAATGCATTTTCTCGGCGTCGAAAACGTGGACGAAATGCTCATCCGTCGCACTTCGCGTCGCGACACAGCCGACTTCTGCCTTGCCAACTGAGCATCCATCGGATGAGCAAGAGTCAGAACCCAGGAAGCCTCATAGTCTGCGGACTGTGGGACCGCGGCGGTATCGCCTTCTCATGTTCGAGCAGCCAGCGCTTTCTGTTGGGGCCCCACGCGTAGCCCTTGAGATCGCCATTGCTGGCGATCACCCGATGGCACGGCACGACGATGGCGATCGGATTGGCGCCATTGGCCACGCCGATGTCGATGGCTGCCCGCGGGTCGTTGAGGCCCAGATCCCTCGCGAGCTGGCGGTAAGTCGCGGTGGTGCCCACGGGAATGCGGCGCAGCGCGGCCCATACTCTGCGTTGCAGGTCAGAGCCCGCCGTGGCCGTTAGCAGGCCGTCGAGCGCATTCAACTCGCCCAGGAAATAGCGGGCAATGGCTTGAGCAATTCCCGACGGCGCACAGGCGTCGAGCAATGCGAGCGCGCCGTAGTGTTCGCGCAAGCCGCGATGCAGGTGCGCCCTATGGTCGGCGAAATCGAGCGCACGTATCGTCTGCTGAGCATCTGTGACAAGCAGGATGTCGCCGAGCGGCGACTCGAGGCGACTCAGAAACAGTTGCATGATGTGATCCTCATCCGTCGGATGCGACTCGCCACTGCCGACACGCGTCATCGAAGACCATGCATGCCGTGCTCGTGCGGAGCCCCTATCGCGTTTGCGCTTGTGGAGTACAAAAAGCGCCTTCCGCGAGATTGACAATAAATCGCTCGATGGCTCCTTTCGATCCGTTTCTTGCTGTAGCAATCCGTGTGGCTTTTGAGCGGAGCAGCCTCATTCGAATTTCACCGCAAGAAACGGGTGGCAGGGGGACACGTCGATCGATATCGTCGATTCCAAGCGGAGCAATTGGGCTTCGCCGTCTATCAGGATCAGGAAGGAGTCGAACATGTCGAAGCAAGATGACAACAAGGCGATCGTAGGCCGCTGGTTCACGAGCTTCTGGGGTGAGAATTGCAATCTCAGTATCGTCGACGAGATCGCCGCGCCGGACATGCTGCTCAAGTATTCGCTGCACGAGCCGCGCCGCGGCCGCGAAGACATCAAGGCGTTCATGACCGATTTCCGCGCAGCTTTCCCGGACCTCAATTTCTGGGGCGCTGCCGAGCTCATTGCTGAAGGCGACTACGTCGTCGGTCAATGGGAAGGCGGCGGCACGCATACGGGCCCGGCTTTCAGCGACTTCCTCGCCGGAGCGCTACCGGCAGCGACGGGCCGCAAGATGCGCTTTACCGGCACCACGGTGTTGCGTCTGAAGGACGGCCGAATCGTCGAAGAGCTCGGTCTCGATGACGGAGTGACGGCTCTCACTCAACTGGGACTGATCAAAACGGTCTGAGTGCGGCTAGCGCGGCATTGCTGGCGCGATCCGCTGGAGTAAAACCATGTTGCCATTTCTCTCGCTTCATGCACTTGTAGCGCAACGCGGTGATGGGTTGCGTCCAGAACTTCTTGCTATGTTCCAACGCTACGCCAGATCGGAAGCCGGCCTCAGTGCCGCTATCGAGCCGGACGAAGCAGAGGTCCATTGCAAGGCGCCGGACGTCGTTCGGAGTGCCCCTGCGAATAGCAACTTTCGCGATGAGCCGTTGACGAACGGCTCATGCCGCAGCGCGAGCGGACAGTAAGAAAGGACCACCGAGTGGCGCGATCGAGTCGTATTGCGCCACTCGGTGACTGCGGGCTGGGGTCGTTGCCGACTTATTCGGGGTTGATCGATGTCCATCAAGGCAAGCGGCACGGAGGGCTACGCCGAAAACGCGTCGTCGCTTACATACTCTACCTCG is drawn from Trinickia violacea and contains these coding sequences:
- a CDS encoding LuxR C-terminal-related transcriptional regulator, with product MRILLIAPPGLFRDGLARVVAELAADAEVKCADYGESQSDVTSGVDLLVLDGDNVDEALVAFAAARQRKPDLPVVALLGVIARAGVEHFTGAGVNSCVDKSESAAELMNALRAALAGGIRLSPEWLSLAAGEAQPAAPPEVTPDASAPATRAVLTPRQIEVLALAARGESNKAIARRLKITEGTVKVHLYTVYKALNVNSRGQASVAAMRLDKVGDQQWHQALNGDLSVRRLFASMMPCRFKPGDVLFHKDDASDALYYLVRGRIRLQEIGIEVSPGTIVGEIGLFSADHRRTCTARCESDCELLSMSAMEAMRFYYQDPEFAAFLIQLITRRLVDDKSRSER
- a CDS encoding NAD(P)-binding protein, coding for MAEYPAYIYTSGSPLQHTPMHLNASDMYGFFIKGDLEKLQETVDATLNRVAANRMTFRALSPYIMLTFTRVEHAQSSFPADYNKGWGKECDIIPWILVGQVEENDGNTKLHRVFLYPSYTWVDVPMAISIGREIFGYPKNICQLSMPEPGDDPLAFKISCEGWEPYSPETQLDVHPLIEIAATDTGKTHQPVSGFFDVIREGLKILRSEPDLFALDEAGLQDFESLLLRPRIDQLFLKQFPDASGVKAVYQAVVVAPAVIDKVYEAELLGYTYACTVHKFDTFRLDETLGLELGTQPVLLPFHIKMDFTVTEGEELLEAAATSPQKIAILGGGPGAMTAAFYLTDQPNWQDRYDITVYQMGWRLGGKCASGRNARLGQRIEEHGLHMWFGFYDNGFALMKKAYGALNRPASAPLATWQDAFKPQNYIVLTESIGEGYKFWPIQIPEKPGDPGEHNEEITFEKVVTTLTAWIRQWLKGLDQCISDAAKAEPEKDAKGLGPFWEGFLGLLKHVPEAFHFLEKPNHESLLGALRTIQDSLLQRVEHLLDSDDEARRFFISIDLAVTSLIGMQADGVLLNGFDVINDIEFRDWLRKHGANQDYTIDSAPVRGFYDLVFAYLDGDTSRPNIEAGTMLRGILRIAIGYHGGFIWKMQAGMGDTVFTPLYQVLKQRGVNFQFFHKVETLIPDGDGVGEIVMTQQVALADGMTEYNPLIDVADLACWPSYPNYGQIDTDQARLLQANDVNLESHWSDWAQIYEAHFGRPLPVKQLKRGVDFDQVVFGLSIGSLPQVCQKLLEKSPPLKATSDNVKTTATRAYQVWLNKSLRELGWAAFGSEAEDPVLSSFSEPFDTSTPMNQLLIREVWPAGHAPQNVSYFCSPMRMPDVPPHTETDFLARCTGTVKLGALGQLRQQAFNLWPAVATEDSFDWQALIDPDNNSGEARFDAQYWRANVNPSDRYVLSVVGSTQHRLASDASGFSNLYLAGDWLKTGLNAGCVEAAVMGGMQASRAISGYPCAIKGETDR